A stretch of Telopea speciosissima isolate NSW1024214 ecotype Mountain lineage chromosome 11, Tspe_v1, whole genome shotgun sequence DNA encodes these proteins:
- the LOC122644947 gene encoding protein FAR1-RELATED SEQUENCE 1-like — protein sequence MPLMKHAGEVYTPLIFGLVQDEYTCIGSCYIKGKDDSNSLHKYDVGIHGSDVEFKVVCNPSEFIVECSCRKSETFGILYRHALKIFERLDITLIPEAYVLSKWTRVARSMTVEDIKGIQIEEDVNLDFTKRYRILCPKLVKIASQASNSAEGYALVSSVANDLCKQLDNLQIGNPIPTRDESTEEHNVNIAKGLKKKEKKKKEG from the coding sequence ATGCCCCTAATGAAACATGCAGGAGAAGTTTACACTCCTTTAATCTTTGGCTTAGTTCAGGATGAGTACACATGCATTGGTTCTTGCTACATAAAAGGGAAGGATGACAGTAATAGCTTGCATAAGTATGATGTTGGTATTCATGGTTCAGATGTGGAATTTAAGGTTGTGTGTAATCCATCCGAGTTTATTGTTGAATGCAGCTGTAGAAAATCTGAGACATTTGGTATCCTATATCGTCATgctttgaaaatttttgaaaggttAGATATCACGTTAATTCCTGAAGCTTATGTTTTAAGTAAATGGACACGTGTAGCAAGAAGCATGACAGTGGAAGATATCAAGGGAATACAAATTGAGGAAGATGTTAATTTGGACTTTACAAAGCGTTATAGAATTCTTTGTCCTAAACTAGTAAAGATTGCATCACAAGCATCTAATTCAGCAGAGGGATATGCATTGGTGAGCAGTGTTGCCAATGATTTGTGTAAACAGTTAGATAATCTTCAAATTGGGAATCCAATTCCAACTCGAGATGAGTCAACTGAGGAGCATAATGTGAATATTGCGAAAGggcttaaaaagaaagagaagaagaagaaagagggctAA